A genomic segment from Acidimicrobiia bacterium encodes:
- the secE gene encoding preprotein translocase subunit SecE, whose translation MNRQQKRLLQKKGQLDADGEPKARRRGTPAPPRPKAERTSPPQFVREVRGELRKVAWPTRPEVVNYSIIVLVAVVLLTAYVAVLDYGFGDLILKLFSR comes from the coding sequence ATGAACCGACAGCAAAAGCGCTTGCTCCAGAAGAAGGGGCAACTAGACGCCGATGGCGAGCCGAAGGCCCGGCGGCGCGGGACACCCGCGCCCCCCCGCCCCAAAGCCGAGCGCACCAGCCCGCCGCAGTTCGTGCGTGAGGTACGGGGAGAACTCCGTAAGGTGGCCTGGCCCACCCGACCAGAGGTCGTTAATTATTCAATCATCGTGCTTGTCGCGGTGGTCCTCCTAACCGCCTACGTTGCCGTCCTCGACTACGGGTTCGGCGACCTCATACTGAAGTTGTTCTCACGATGA
- the nusG gene encoding transcription termination/antitermination factor NusG, with the protein MSAYITDPISNDDSGEGRPTGVIDGEDLLQEAAEALPPESPFDRPGRWYVVHTQSGYEKKVKQNLEARTSSMNMEERIHEVVIPMEDVADFKNGKKVVVQKKMFPGYLLVRCELDDDSWYVIRNTPGVTGFVGQGAKPSSLPRKDVESFLSVSTETPDEVEKRAKPRSQYELGETVRVKEGPFADFSGEVIELNEDQLKVKVLVNIFGRETPVELDFSQVAKL; encoded by the coding sequence ATGAGCGCCTACATTACTGACCCGATCTCCAACGACGACTCCGGCGAAGGTCGCCCCACGGGGGTGATCGACGGCGAGGACCTCCTACAGGAGGCTGCGGAAGCGTTGCCGCCGGAGTCTCCCTTCGACCGGCCGGGCCGCTGGTATGTGGTCCACACGCAGTCGGGGTATGAGAAGAAGGTCAAGCAGAACCTTGAGGCTCGCACATCGTCCATGAACATGGAGGAGCGCATCCACGAGGTCGTGATCCCGATGGAAGATGTGGCTGATTTCAAGAACGGCAAGAAAGTTGTCGTCCAGAAGAAGATGTTCCCCGGCTACCTCCTCGTCCGGTGCGAGTTGGATGACGACAGTTGGTACGTGATCCGTAACACGCCCGGGGTAACCGGCTTCGTTGGCCAGGGGGCCAAGCCCTCCTCCTTGCCCCGTAAGGACGTGGAGAGCTTTCTCTCGGTCTCTACCGAGACACCTGATGAGGTGGAGAAGCGAGCGAAGCCGCGGTCGCAGTACGAACTGGGCGAGACGGTGCGGGTCAAGGAAGGACCGTTCGCCGATTTCTCCGGCGAGGTCATCGAACTCAACGAAGATCAGCTCAAGGTGAAGGTGTTGGTGAACATCTTTGGCCGGGAAACCCCTGTCGAACTGGACTTCTCCCAGGTCGCCAAGCTTTAG
- the rplK gene encoding 50S ribosomal protein L11, giving the protein MAKKKVLAVVKIQIPAGQATPAPPVGTALGPHGVAIMDFCKAYNAATEAQRGTIVPVDITVFEDRSFTFVLKTPPTPVLIRQAAGLDKAAVNPGKEVVGSITDAQVTEIANIKLPDLNANDLAAAKLQVVGTARSMGIQVK; this is encoded by the coding sequence ATGGCCAAGAAGAAGGTCCTGGCTGTCGTCAAGATCCAGATCCCCGCCGGTCAAGCCACCCCCGCGCCCCCAGTGGGCACCGCCCTGGGACCCCACGGCGTGGCGATCATGGATTTCTGCAAGGCCTATAACGCCGCCACCGAAGCCCAGCGAGGCACGATCGTGCCGGTCGACATCACGGTGTTCGAGGATCGTTCATTCACCTTTGTCCTCAAGACCCCGCCCACCCCGGTGCTGATCCGCCAAGCCGCGGGTCTCGACAAGGCAGCGGTGAACCCGGGCAAAGAGGTAGTGGGTTCGATCACCGATGCGCAGGTCACAGAGATCGCCAACATCAAGTTGCCCGACCTCAATGCCAACGATCTGGCCGCGGCAAAACTGCAGGTGGTCGGTACAGCCCGCTCGATGGGTATCCAAGTCAAGTAG
- a CDS encoding 50S ribosomal protein L1, with protein sequence MAKGKKYTDAAKRFDPDQLFTPAEAVELAKGLGTASFDESIELTIRLGVDPRKADQIVRGTVALPSGTGKNVRVAVFANGEAADQARAAGADHVGGDDLAALVEGGMLDFDVAIATPDLMPLVGKLGRVLGPRGLMPNPKTGTVTTDVAKAVGEFKGGKVEYRTDRYGNVQVPIGKVSFELGALNLNFRAVLDEIQRVKPASAKGRYLRKISLSPTMGPSVKIDTNRLKVLDSDA encoded by the coding sequence ATGGCGAAGGGTAAGAAGTACACAGACGCAGCGAAGCGATTCGATCCCGACCAGCTGTTCACCCCGGCCGAGGCCGTCGAACTGGCGAAGGGGCTGGGAACGGCTTCGTTCGACGAGTCGATCGAATTGACCATCCGCCTCGGGGTCGATCCCCGAAAGGCCGACCAGATTGTGCGGGGCACGGTGGCGCTTCCCTCCGGCACTGGCAAGAACGTACGGGTGGCGGTGTTCGCCAATGGCGAGGCGGCCGACCAGGCTCGTGCGGCTGGGGCGGATCATGTGGGTGGGGACGACCTAGCCGCTCTGGTGGAGGGCGGCATGCTCGATTTCGACGTGGCCATCGCCACCCCTGATCTCATGCCCCTGGTGGGCAAACTGGGACGGGTACTCGGTCCTCGCGGGCTGATGCCGAACCCGAAGACCGGTACCGTCACCACCGATGTGGCGAAGGCCGTAGGCGAGTTCAAGGGCGGCAAGGTGGAGTACCGAACCGACCGTTACGGCAACGTTCAGGTTCCCATCGGTAAGGTTAGTTTCGAACTTGGCGCCCTGAACCTGAACTTTCGGGCGGTGCTTGACGAGATTCAGCGGGTCAAGCCCGCCTCGGCCAAGGGCCGGTACCTTCGCAAGATCTCGCTGTCGCCCACCATGGGGCCGAGCGTGAAGATCGACACCAACCGGCTGAAGGTCCTCGACAGCGACGCCTGA
- a CDS encoding 50S ribosomal protein L10: MENPRPEKVAVVDEVRERLDSASAALLTEYRGLDVTAISDLRRALRLVGGDYKIYKNTLVALAARDLGLELEDLLTGPTAIAFITEKPDGTPGDAVDVAKALRDFAKTNANLIVKGGLLGAQPLTADEAKALAEVEPREVLLAKFAGALAAPMVQLAGLLEALPRNFAYGLKALIDKQGGVPDAPADEPADAMPAVAAEADSAEAAADPTTTEEVPSEEPAEAVDTTDDTVVAEEVPTEEPVADDTTTEE, from the coding sequence ATGGAGAACCCGAGACCGGAAAAGGTTGCCGTGGTGGATGAGGTGCGTGAGCGCCTGGATTCCGCCAGTGCCGCCCTACTCACCGAGTATCGAGGGCTCGACGTAACCGCGATCAGCGACTTGCGCCGTGCGCTGCGGTTGGTCGGTGGCGACTACAAGATCTACAAGAACACGCTCGTCGCCCTTGCCGCCCGTGACCTGGGCTTGGAGCTAGAGGACCTGCTCACCGGCCCCACCGCGATCGCCTTCATCACCGAGAAGCCTGATGGCACTCCCGGCGATGCGGTCGACGTGGCTAAGGCCCTGCGCGACTTCGCTAAGACCAACGCGAACCTCATTGTGAAGGGTGGCCTGCTGGGCGCGCAGCCCCTCACCGCTGATGAGGCGAAGGCTTTGGCCGAGGTGGAGCCCCGCGAGGTGCTACTGGCCAAGTTCGCTGGCGCGCTGGCCGCACCCATGGTGCAACTGGCCGGCTTGCTCGAAGCCCTACCCCGCAACTTTGCCTATGGCCTCAAGGCCCTCATCGACAAGCAGGGGGGCGTACCGGATGCACCGGCCGACGAACCTGCTGATGCCATGCCTGCGGTGGCTGCCGAAGCCGATTCGGCCGAGGCCGCCGCTGATCCCACCACCACGGAGGAGGTTCCCTCTGAGGAGCCCGCCGAGGCGGTTGATACCACTGACGACACTGTCGTTGCCGAGGAGGTTCCCACCGAGGAGCCCGTCGCCGACGACACCACTACGGAGGAGTGA
- a CDS encoding 50S ribosomal protein L7/L12, whose protein sequence is MTTKEDILDSIATMTVLELSELLKDFEEKFGVTAAAPMAVAGPAAAGAPAEAEEEQDEFDVVLTAAGDKKIQVIKEVRALTNLGLKEAKDLVDGAPNAILEKVSKEDAEKAKASLEAAGGSVELK, encoded by the coding sequence ATGACCACCAAAGAAGACATTCTCGATTCCATTGCCACCATGACCGTCCTGGAGCTTTCCGAGCTTCTCAAGGACTTCGAGGAGAAGTTCGGCGTGACCGCCGCCGCTCCTATGGCGGTAGCGGGCCCCGCGGCCGCTGGTGCCCCCGCCGAAGCCGAAGAAGAGCAGGATGAGTTCGACGTCGTCCTGACGGCGGCGGGCGACAAGAAGATCCAGGTCATCAAGGAGGTGCGTGCCCTGACGAACCTCGGGCTCAAGGAGGCCAAGGATCTCGTGGATGGTGCGCCCAACGCGATCCTGGAGAAGGTATCGAAGGAAGACGCCGAGAAGGCAAAGGCATCCCTCGAGGCGGCCGGTGGTTCGGTAGAGCTCAAGTAG
- a CDS encoding PIN domain-containing protein: MLTTARPERARGGILATHLADTSVLIRLHQDDVAVRAESMFISGRIATCAIVDLELLHYARAAGEHEQIRLERQFLPRTPITEAGMERAVDVQGLLAAHGQHRDIPIRDLMIAATAEQSGLVLLHYHQAFDIIAAITRQPTEWVVPPGSVP, encoded by the coding sequence ATGTTGACGACGGCGAGGCCCGAGAGGGCCCGGGGGGGGATCTTGGCCACCCACCTCGCTGATACGAGCGTGCTCATCCGCCTCCACCAAGACGACGTAGCCGTGCGGGCCGAATCGATGTTTATCAGCGGCCGTATCGCCACCTGCGCCATCGTGGATCTCGAACTACTGCACTACGCTAGAGCCGCCGGCGAGCATGAACAGATCCGCCTTGAGCGCCAGTTTCTCCCCCGCACCCCCATCACCGAAGCGGGCATGGAGCGAGCCGTGGACGTCCAGGGCTTGCTGGCGGCCCACGGGCAACACCGGGACATCCCGATACGCGATCTCATGATCGCGGCGACCGCCGAACAATCCGGGCTCGTTCTGCTGCACTACCACCAGGCCTTCGACATCATCGCCGCCATCACCCGCCAGCCCACCGAATGGGTGGTGCCACCCGGGAGCGTGCCCTGA
- a CDS encoding type II toxin-antitoxin system VapB family antitoxin — MAIRKTALLLDDDLVAQAKEILGTATTTETLAEALREVIRMRGRARHFERLRRREGIDVDDGEAREGPGGDLGHPPR, encoded by the coding sequence GTGGCCATACGAAAAACGGCACTCCTTCTCGACGATGATCTCGTGGCGCAGGCGAAGGAAATCCTCGGAACCGCCACCACCACCGAGACGCTCGCCGAGGCCTTACGAGAAGTGATCCGAATGCGGGGACGGGCCCGTCACTTCGAGCGACTCCGCCGACGCGAGGGCATCGATGTTGACGACGGCGAGGCCCGAGAGGGCCCGGGGGGGGATCTTGGCCACCCACCTCGCTGA
- a CDS encoding DNA-directed RNA polymerase subunit beta, which translates to MRDRYSFANIDEALSLPDLISVQRDSFEWFLQKGLKETFRDISPIKDFTETLQLELEFDPDDEDLRPPPKFSVEECKEKDMTFSAPIFVRARFINAATGEIKEQTVFMGDFPMMTDKGTFVINGTERVVVSQLVRSPGVIFEPGERYRLRNLTKYQLVKGTVHPYRGEWIEFDVEQKPGKDVTAGTRVARKRRLSIFMLMRALGYGEDRCPGFMDAFVRHFDFLEGQWEKDRELAVTREESLVEIYKRARPGEPPSVESARAYFDNAFFQNRRYDLSRVGRYKLDKKLRNEIEQLAELFPMLNGADEDGVPFLDRPVEGQPVLSRCEVLAACSYLLHLVNAEPGYRLDDQDHFANRRIRSVGELIQNQVRIGLSRMERVVRERMTTQDVEAITPQTLINIRPVVASIKEFFGTSQLSQFMDQVNPLSGLTHRRRLSALGPGGLSRERAGFEVRDVHFSHYGRMCPIETPEGPNIGLIGALSTYARVNPFGFIESPYRHVRNGKVTDDIIWLTADEEEDYVVAQANEPLHPDHTFKNERILVRRSPQAATLENLRLQLERDTYFAATTEISAVPPAEVQLMDVSPKQIVSVATALIPFLEHDDANRALMGANMQRQAVPLVRAEAPYIGTGIEARAARDAADMIIAQEDGVVTGCSGDLITVEYKTSGKKVFKLLKFERSNQDTCINQKPLIKEGDTFKKGDVLAEGPSTDNGELALGKNLLVAFMPWEGYNFEDAIILSERLVKDDVLTSIHIHEHEIDARDTKLGPEEITRDIPNLSEEILKDLDERGIIRVGAEVGPGDVLVGKVTPKGETELTPEERLLRAIFGEKAREVRDTSLKVPHGETGKVIDVKVFSRDDGDELPPGVNQLVRVYVGQKRKISVGDKLAGRHGNKGVISRILPIEDLPFLADGTPVDIILNPLGVPSRMNVGQVLEAHLGYAARWGWDVNGEQVGDPAYRGTEAKTRTKTPAATLVATPVFDGAHWDEDEQAGKHPTIQTIFENLSPESQYSEYGEGGRLIQNDGKTTLYSGRTGEAYDNPITVGYVYILKLAHLVDDKIHARSTGPYSMITQQPLGGKAQFGGQRFGEMEVWALEAYGAAYCLQELLTIKSDDVLGRVKVYEAIVKGENIPEPGIPESFKVLIKEMQALCLNVEVLAQTGEEIEMRELDEDIFRTAEELGIDLSRPERGSDDEDERRREGARF; encoded by the coding sequence ATGCGCGATCGTTACTCGTTCGCGAACATTGACGAAGCCCTATCCCTACCGGACTTGATCTCGGTCCAGCGTGACAGTTTCGAATGGTTCCTGCAGAAGGGCCTCAAGGAGACCTTCCGCGACATCTCGCCGATCAAGGACTTCACTGAGACGCTCCAGTTGGAGCTTGAGTTTGATCCCGACGACGAGGACCTGCGTCCCCCGCCCAAGTTCAGCGTGGAGGAGTGCAAGGAGAAGGACATGACCTTCTCCGCTCCGATTTTTGTCCGGGCCCGCTTCATCAATGCGGCCACCGGTGAGATCAAGGAGCAGACGGTATTCATGGGGGACTTCCCGATGATGACCGACAAGGGCACCTTCGTGATCAACGGGACTGAGCGCGTTGTGGTGTCGCAGCTCGTCCGTTCACCGGGGGTGATCTTCGAGCCCGGCGAGCGATACCGCTTGCGCAATCTCACCAAGTATCAGCTCGTGAAGGGCACCGTTCACCCCTACCGGGGCGAGTGGATTGAGTTTGACGTCGAACAAAAGCCCGGCAAGGACGTTACCGCTGGCACTCGAGTGGCTCGCAAGCGTCGTTTGTCGATCTTTATGCTGATGCGGGCGCTGGGCTACGGCGAAGACCGTTGCCCGGGCTTCATGGATGCCTTTGTCCGTCACTTCGACTTCCTCGAGGGGCAGTGGGAAAAGGACCGTGAGTTGGCCGTGACTCGCGAAGAATCGCTGGTAGAGATCTATAAGCGCGCTCGCCCCGGCGAGCCGCCGTCGGTTGAGTCGGCTCGGGCCTATTTCGATAACGCCTTCTTCCAGAACCGTCGCTACGACCTCAGCCGGGTTGGCCGTTACAAGCTGGATAAGAAGCTGCGCAACGAGATCGAACAGCTTGCCGAGTTGTTCCCGATGCTCAACGGTGCCGACGAGGACGGCGTGCCGTTCCTGGATCGCCCCGTCGAGGGCCAGCCGGTGCTCTCGCGCTGCGAGGTGTTGGCGGCGTGCTCGTACCTTCTTCACCTGGTCAACGCCGAGCCGGGCTACCGCCTCGACGATCAAGACCACTTCGCCAACCGCCGCATCCGCTCGGTCGGCGAGCTGATCCAAAACCAGGTGCGTATCGGCCTGTCTCGGATGGAGCGGGTAGTGCGCGAGCGCATGACCACCCAAGACGTGGAGGCCATCACGCCTCAGACGCTCATCAACATCCGTCCCGTGGTGGCGTCGATCAAGGAGTTCTTCGGCACGAGCCAGCTCTCCCAGTTCATGGACCAGGTGAACCCGCTGTCGGGTCTTACCCACCGCCGTCGCCTCTCCGCCCTTGGCCCCGGCGGCCTCTCGCGGGAACGAGCCGGGTTCGAGGTGCGAGACGTTCACTTCTCCCATTACGGCCGCATGTGTCCGATCGAAACCCCCGAAGGGCCCAACATCGGCCTCATCGGGGCGCTTTCCACCTATGCCCGAGTGAACCCGTTCGGGTTTATCGAGTCGCCCTACCGCCACGTGCGGAACGGCAAGGTCACCGACGACATCATCTGGCTTACGGCGGATGAAGAAGAGGACTACGTCGTAGCCCAGGCCAACGAGCCACTCCATCCCGACCACACCTTCAAGAACGAGCGGATTTTGGTACGCCGGTCACCCCAGGCAGCCACCCTCGAGAACCTGCGCCTCCAGCTCGAACGCGATACGTACTTCGCCGCTACCACCGAGATCTCGGCGGTGCCGCCGGCCGAAGTGCAGCTCATGGACGTCTCGCCGAAGCAGATCGTCTCGGTGGCCACTGCCCTGATCCCGTTCCTCGAACACGACGATGCCAACCGCGCCCTGATGGGGGCCAACATGCAGCGCCAGGCCGTACCCCTGGTGCGGGCCGAGGCGCCGTACATCGGTACCGGCATCGAGGCCCGGGCGGCGCGTGACGCAGCCGACATGATCATCGCCCAGGAAGACGGCGTGGTTACCGGCTGCTCGGGAGATCTCATCACCGTCGAGTACAAGACGAGCGGGAAGAAGGTGTTCAAGCTCCTCAAGTTCGAGCGATCGAACCAGGACACCTGCATCAACCAGAAGCCGCTGATCAAGGAGGGCGATACCTTCAAAAAGGGCGACGTCCTCGCCGAGGGGCCGTCGACCGACAACGGCGAACTGGCCCTGGGTAAGAACCTGCTCGTGGCCTTCATGCCATGGGAGGGCTACAACTTCGAGGACGCCATCATCCTCTCGGAGCGTCTGGTCAAAGACGACGTGCTCACCTCGATTCATATCCACGAGCACGAGATCGATGCCCGCGACACGAAACTTGGGCCCGAAGAGATCACCCGGGACATCCCGAACCTCTCCGAGGAGATCCTGAAAGACCTTGATGAACGGGGCATCATTCGGGTGGGGGCCGAGGTAGGACCGGGAGATGTCCTGGTGGGGAAGGTCACGCCGAAGGGCGAGACTGAACTCACTCCCGAAGAGCGACTCCTGCGCGCCATCTTCGGCGAGAAGGCTCGCGAGGTGCGCGACACCAGCCTCAAAGTGCCCCACGGCGAAACCGGCAAGGTGATCGATGTCAAGGTCTTCAGTCGCGACGACGGCGATGAGTTGCCCCCGGGCGTGAACCAACTCGTCCGGGTCTACGTTGGTCAGAAACGCAAGATCAGCGTGGGCGACAAGTTGGCTGGTCGCCACGGCAACAAGGGTGTTATCTCCCGGATCCTCCCGATCGAGGACCTGCCCTTCCTCGCCGATGGCACGCCGGTGGACATCATCCTCAACCCACTGGGCGTTCCGTCTCGGATGAACGTGGGTCAGGTTCTCGAGGCCCACCTCGGCTACGCCGCCCGGTGGGGCTGGGACGTGAACGGTGAGCAGGTAGGCGATCCCGCCTACCGCGGCACTGAGGCCAAGACCCGCACCAAGACTCCCGCCGCCACGCTGGTGGCCACGCCGGTATTCGACGGAGCCCACTGGGACGAAGATGAACAAGCCGGGAAGCACCCGACGATCCAAACGATCTTCGAGAACCTCAGCCCGGAGTCGCAGTACTCCGAGTATGGCGAGGGGGGCCGGCTCATTCAGAACGACGGCAAGACCACGCTCTATAGCGGTCGCACCGGCGAGGCCTACGACAACCCGATCACGGTTGGCTACGTCTACATCCTGAAACTGGCTCACCTCGTGGACGACAAGATCCACGCTCGTTCCACGGGCCCCTACTCGATGATCACCCAGCAGCCACTCGGCGGTAAGGCCCAGTTCGGTGGCCAGCGTTTTGGCGAGATGGAGGTGTGGGCCCTGGAGGCCTACGGCGCCGCTTACTGCCTGCAGGAGTTGCTCACCATCAAATCCGACGATGTGCTGGGCCGAGTCAAGGTGTACGAAGCCATTGTGAAGGGCGAGAACATCCCCGAGCCGGGTATTCCTGAAAGCTTCAAGGTGCTCATCAAGGAGATGCAGGCCCTCTGCCTCAATGTCGAGGTCCTCGCCCAGACGGGTGAGGAAATCGAGATGCGGGAGCTTGACGAAGACATCTTCCGCACCGCCGAGGAACTGGGCATCGACTTGTCCCGCCCCGAGCGTGGCAGTGATGACGAAGACGAACGCCGTCGTGAAGGAGCGCGTTTCTAA